Proteins from a genomic interval of Rhinoraja longicauda isolate Sanriku21f chromosome 16, sRhiLon1.1, whole genome shotgun sequence:
- the LOC144600802 gene encoding putative G-protein coupled receptor 139, whose translation MHGQVTGLAYAIFYSLLAALGVPGNLVTIVILSRGKCGLSKCITRYLVGMAVTDLLVLITAVILNRMSAIYFPVYFLSTTPVCSLKIVLIYAARDSSVWLTVAFTIDRFIAICCLKWKAKYCTERVAGVIIGTSCVVSCIKNLPWYFVYEPLYILKGAPWYCNIKLSFYSELIWTIYDWIHRFLNPCVPFLLMLLLNALTVRYILLANRARKRLRAHNTMDKQSDPEVQSRRNSIILLFTISGSFLLLWTTFVVNFLFVRFTKSNYSTGSNAKDPRFILQESGNMLQLLSCCTNTCIYAGTQRRFREEIKKGLRYPLNVIRKLARS comes from the exons ATGCACGGGCAGGTAACGGGGCTGGCCTATGCGATTTTCTATTCTCTTCTGGCGGCTCTCGGTGTTCCAG GTAACCTGGTGACTATCGTGATCCTATCCCGCGGAAAATGCGGTCTGTCCAAGTgtatcactcgctacctggttGGCATGGCGGTGACGGATCTCCTGGTCCTCATCACGGCGGTGATACTCAACCGGATGAGTGCTATTTATTTCCCCGTTTACTTTCTCTCCACCACTCCCGTCTGTAGCCTCAAAATCGTTCTAATCTACGCGGCCAGAGACAGCTCAGTTTGGCTCACGGTCGCTTTCACCATCGATCGCTTTATAGCCATTTGTTGCCTGAAAtggaaagcaaaatattgcaccgagagaGTGGCAGGTGTGATTATAGGAACAAGCTGCGTTGTGAGTTGTATCAAAAACCTGCCGTGGTACTTTGTTTATGAGCCTTTGTATATACTTAAGGGGGCCCCTTGGTACTGTAACATTAAATTAAGCTTTTATTCCGAACTGATATGGACAATATATGACTGGATCCACCGCTTTCTGAATCCGTGCGTTCCCTTCCTCCTGAtgttgctgctcaacgctctgaccgtCAGGTACATTCTGTTGGCAAACCGAGCCCGCAAGAGGCTCCGAGCCCATAACACCATGGACAAGCAGAGTGATCCGGAGGTGCAGAGCCGAAGAAACTCAATCATACTGCTCTTCACCATCTCGGGAAGTTTCCTGCTATTGTGGACGACGTTTGTCGTGAATTTCCTCTTCGTGCGATTTACCAAGAGCAATTACTCGACGGGTTCTAACGCCAAAGACCCGCGGTTCATTCTTCAGGAAAGTGGGAATATGTTGCAGCTTctgagctgctgcaccaacacttgCATTTACGCCGGCACTCAGAGGAGATTCAGAGAGGAGATCAAAAAAGGTTTGAGGTATCCGCTGAATGTGATCAGGAAACTGGCAAGGTCGTGA